CCGCGGACTCACGGCGAGTCCAAGGTCTCCGGTTCCTGGCTCGGCACCCTGCGTGCCGCCCGCGACTTCTGGAGTGTGCGATGACCCTCGGCGAATCCGTTCCCGCCACCCTGCTGGTGCTGGCCAAATCACCCATTCCGGGCTTCGCGAAAACCCGGCTGTCACCGCAGTTCTCGCCCGTCGACGCCGCCTACCTGGCGGCCTGTGCGCTGCTCGACACCCTGGACGCGGTGCGCGAGAGCGGGATCCGGCACCGGATCGTGGCCTGGACCGGCGACCTCGACCGCGCCGAACGTTCGGTCGAACTGGCCGCCGCCCTGCGCGAGGTGACCGTGGTCCCGCAGCGCGGCGACACCTTCGGCGAGCGACTCGCCAACGCGCACCTCGACGCCGCCGACTTCGGTGTCCCGGTCCTGCAGATCGGCATGGACACCCCGCAGGCCGACGCCGATCTGCTGTCCCGGTCCGCGTCCCGTCTGGTCGCCACCGGCGACACCGTTCTCGGGCCCGCCACCGACGGCGGCTGGTGGGCACTGGGGCTGAGCGAACCCCGTCCGGCGCACCTGCTCGCCGACAT
This sequence is a window from Nocardia yunnanensis. Protein-coding genes within it:
- a CDS encoding TIGR04282 family arsenosugar biosynthesis glycosyltransferase; amino-acid sequence: MTLGESVPATLLVLAKSPIPGFAKTRLSPQFSPVDAAYLAACALLDTLDAVRESGIRHRIVAWTGDLDRAERSVELAAALREVTVVPQRGDTFGERLANAHLDAADFGVPVLQIGMDTPQADADLLSRSASRLVATGDTVLGPATDGGWWALGLSEPRPAHLLADIPMSTDRTGELTETALRHSGFRVHALPTLTDVDTYADAIAVAAVSRGRFARSVAELVGPKTPVPL